A section of the Harmonia axyridis chromosome 2, icHarAxyr1.1, whole genome shotgun sequence genome encodes:
- the LOC123674253 gene encoding calcium/calmodulin-dependent protein kinase type II alpha chain isoform X4, whose protein sequence is MSVPVATTRFSDNYDLKEELGKGAFSVVRRCVQKSTGLEFAAKIINTKKLSARDFQKLEREARICRKLQHPNIVRLHDSIQEENFHYLVFDLVTGGELFEDIVAREFYSEADASHCIQQILESVNHCHQNGVVHRDLKPENLLLASKAKGAAVKLADFGLAIEVQGEQQAWFGFAGTPGYLSPEVLKKEPYGKPVDIWACGVILYILLVGYPPFWDEDQHRLYAQIKAGAYDYPSPEWDTVTPEAKNLINQMLTVNAAKRITAAEALKHPWICQRERVASVVHRQETVDCLKKFNARRKLKGAILTTMLATRNFSIGRSIVVKKGDGSQVKESTDSSTTIEDDDVKGSGTPPQLPRVASSTSNSLSSSVTTLLMKPNALNLGQAMLQSIQARRQEIIKITEQLIEAINSGDFVAYTKICDPHLTAFEPEAMGNLVEGMDFHKFYFDNGILSKNCKAVNTTILNPHVHLLGEDAACIAYVRLTQYLDKQGQAHTHQSEESRVWHKKDNKWQNVHFHRSGSTGGSAFGFSK, encoded by the exons attttcaaaaattggaaCGAGAAGCCAGAATTTGCAGAAAGTTACAGCATCCAAACATAG TGAGATTACATGACAGTATACAAGAAGAAAATTTCCATTATTTGGTATTTGATCT AGTCACAGGTGGAGAAttattcgaagatattgttgcAAGAGAATTTTATTCTGAAGCAGATGCATCCCATTGTATTCAACAAATCTTGGAATCTGTGAATCATTGTCATCAAAATGGTGTAGTACATAGGGATCTTAAG CCTGAAAACCTTTTACTTGCAAGTAAAGCCAAAGGAGCAGCTGTCAAATTGGCTGATTTCGGATTAGCAATAGAAGTACAAGGCGAACAGCAGGCATGGTTCGGTTTTGCAGGTACTCCTGGATATTTATCACCGGAAGTCCTGAAAAAGGAACCATACGGAAAGCCTGTGGACATTTGGGCGTGCGGAGTGATCCTTTACATCCTTCTAGTCGGTTATCCACCATTCTGGGATGAGGATCAGCATCGTCTTTATGCACAGATCAAAGCAGGAGCATATGAC TACCCCAGTCCTGAATGGGATACCGTCACACCAGAAGCCAAAAACCTCATCAATCAGATGCTAACAGTAAATGCAGCAAAGAGGATAACTGCTGCAGAAGCTCTCAAACACCCCTGGATATGC CAACGCGAACGTGTTGCTTCAGTGGTTCACAGACAAGAGACTGTCGATTGCCTCAAGAAATTCAATGCCAGGCGTAAACTCAAA GGCGCTATACTTACCACTATGTTGGCTACAAGGAATTTCTCAA TAGGTAGAAGTATAGTCGTAAAGAAAGGAGATGGATCTCAAGTTAAAGAATCCACAGATAGCTCGACAACAATCGAAGACGATGATGTAAAAG GCTCTGGTACACCACCTCAATTGCCAAGAGTAGCATCTTCAACATCGAACTCCCTCTCCAGCTCTGTAACAACCTTATTGATGAAGCCCAATGCTCTTAATTTAGGACAAGCTATGCTTCAGAGTATACAAG CTCGTCGCCAAGAGATCATCAAAATAACAGAACAACTTATAGAGGCGATCAACTCTGGAGATTTTGTAGCTTATAC AAAAATCTGTGATCCACATCTCACAGCATTCGAACCTGAAGCCATGGGAAATTTAGTGGAGGGAATGGATTTCcacaaattttatttcgataacGGTA TCCTCAGTAAAAACTGTAAGGCAGTTAACACCACCATTTTAAACCCGCATGTTCACCTTTTGGGAGAAGATGCAGCTTGTATAGCCTACGTCAGGCTTACCCAGTACTTAGACAA ACAAGGCCAAGCTCACACCCATCAATCAGAGGAGAGCCGTGTATGGCACAAAAAAGACAACAAATGGCAAAATGTGCATTTCCACAGGAGCGGCAGCACTGGGGGAAGTGCATTTGGATTCAGTAAATAG
- the LOC123674253 gene encoding calcium/calmodulin-dependent protein kinase type II alpha chain isoform X5: MSVPVATTRFSDNYDLKEELGKGAFSVVRRCVQKSTGLEFAAKIINTKKLSARDFQKLEREARICRKLQHPNIVRLHDSIQEENFHYLVFDLVTGGELFEDIVAREFYSEADASHCIQQILESVNHCHQNGVVHRDLKPENLLLASKAKGAAVKLADFGLAIEVQGEQQAWFGFAGTPGYLSPEVLKKEPYGKPVDIWACGVILYILLVGYPPFWDEDQHRLYAQIKAGAYDYPSPEWDTVTPEAKNLINQMLTVNAAKRITAAEALKHPWICQRERVASVVHRQETVDCLKKFNARRKLKGAILTTMLATRNFSSRSIVVKKGDGSQVKESTDSSTTIEDDDVKGSGTPPQLPRVASSTSNSLSSSVTTLLMKPNALNLGQAMLQSIQARRQEIIKITEQLIEAINSGDFVAYTKICDPHLTAFEPEAMGNLVEGMDFHKFYFDNGILSKNCKAVNTTILNPHVHLLGEDAACIAYVRLTQYLDKQGQAHTHQSEESRVWHKKDNKWQNVHFHRSGSTGGSAFGFSK, encoded by the exons attttcaaaaattggaaCGAGAAGCCAGAATTTGCAGAAAGTTACAGCATCCAAACATAG TGAGATTACATGACAGTATACAAGAAGAAAATTTCCATTATTTGGTATTTGATCT AGTCACAGGTGGAGAAttattcgaagatattgttgcAAGAGAATTTTATTCTGAAGCAGATGCATCCCATTGTATTCAACAAATCTTGGAATCTGTGAATCATTGTCATCAAAATGGTGTAGTACATAGGGATCTTAAG CCTGAAAACCTTTTACTTGCAAGTAAAGCCAAAGGAGCAGCTGTCAAATTGGCTGATTTCGGATTAGCAATAGAAGTACAAGGCGAACAGCAGGCATGGTTCGGTTTTGCAGGTACTCCTGGATATTTATCACCGGAAGTCCTGAAAAAGGAACCATACGGAAAGCCTGTGGACATTTGGGCGTGCGGAGTGATCCTTTACATCCTTCTAGTCGGTTATCCACCATTCTGGGATGAGGATCAGCATCGTCTTTATGCACAGATCAAAGCAGGAGCATATGAC TACCCCAGTCCTGAATGGGATACCGTCACACCAGAAGCCAAAAACCTCATCAATCAGATGCTAACAGTAAATGCAGCAAAGAGGATAACTGCTGCAGAAGCTCTCAAACACCCCTGGATATGC CAACGCGAACGTGTTGCTTCAGTGGTTCACAGACAAGAGACTGTCGATTGCCTCAAGAAATTCAATGCCAGGCGTAAACTCAAA GGCGCTATACTTACCACTATGTTGGCTACAAGGAATTTCTCAA GTAGAAGTATAGTCGTAAAGAAAGGAGATGGATCTCAAGTTAAAGAATCCACAGATAGCTCGACAACAATCGAAGACGATGATGTAAAAG GCTCTGGTACACCACCTCAATTGCCAAGAGTAGCATCTTCAACATCGAACTCCCTCTCCAGCTCTGTAACAACCTTATTGATGAAGCCCAATGCTCTTAATTTAGGACAAGCTATGCTTCAGAGTATACAAG CTCGTCGCCAAGAGATCATCAAAATAACAGAACAACTTATAGAGGCGATCAACTCTGGAGATTTTGTAGCTTATAC AAAAATCTGTGATCCACATCTCACAGCATTCGAACCTGAAGCCATGGGAAATTTAGTGGAGGGAATGGATTTCcacaaattttatttcgataacGGTA TCCTCAGTAAAAACTGTAAGGCAGTTAACACCACCATTTTAAACCCGCATGTTCACCTTTTGGGAGAAGATGCAGCTTGTATAGCCTACGTCAGGCTTACCCAGTACTTAGACAA ACAAGGCCAAGCTCACACCCATCAATCAGAGGAGAGCCGTGTATGGCACAAAAAAGACAACAAATGGCAAAATGTGCATTTCCACAGGAGCGGCAGCACTGGGGGAAGTGCATTTGGATTCAGTAAATAG